The window CGGCACGGTTTCGATGTTCGAGAAGTATTCAACCCATGCCGCATAGTAGAGCCGCCCCGGACCATCGTCAGTGCGGGCGATCACCAACTCGTTGGCTTCATCCAACAGCAAATCCTTGATAGCGCGTTCCAAACGGCGCGGTTCCAGCAGATTGTCGCGCGAGACGTGTTCTTCCAGCAACACCTCGTCATTGAGCGTGACGCGGTAGGCAAAATCGGCTTGCAACTCGCCGCTGGCGACCATGTAGTCGGTCAACGCCATCACCGCCCACGCCGTTGTTTGGGTGGTCTCCCACGCTTTGGCGCGCCGCACGTTCATCAACCAGCGCACGGTTTCGGGAATGAGCATGTGGTTCGGGCGCGTCTTCACCAGCGCATCCAACACCAGCGCCGTTGTGCGCTGGCTGCTATCCATCGCCAGCGCGTCGGGGTCGCTTTCTTCCCAGTGCGCCCCGGTTGCGCTCATCAACGCCCGCCCGGTGAGCATCGTCACCAGCGATTGCACACGCTCGGCTTGCTCATCGCCCGCATGCGCCAGCGCCATCGTCAGGAAGGCGAGCCCGTCGTTGCCCAACAGGTCCCGCTTGTCGTAGAGCGCCACCAGCCGCCCGGTATCCACGTCGCCCCGCTCGGCGAGCACGTAGAGGATGAAGGCGCGTGTATCGAGCACAAAGGGGCGTTCGTCGTTGCTGGTGCGTTCCACCACATTCGTCAAGTAGGATTGGGCGCGCTCCAACACACGGTCGGGCACGTTGAACCCGGCTTCCTTGGCGTAATGCAAGCCCAACAGCGCGTAAGCCGTCAGCCAGGGGCGGCTTCCTTCGGGATACCACCAGCCCCATCCGCCATCGCGGTTTTGAGTGTGGATGAGCCGCTGGACCGCCAGGTTGATGTTGGCGCGCAACGATGGTTCAAGGTCGGTGCGCACCAAGCCCGCATCGTGCAGGGCGCGATACGTCATGATGTTGGGCAAGAAGGAACTGACAACCTGCTCCGAGCACGCATACGGATACGTGCGCAGGTACTCCAACGATGATTGCGTCAACCCGGCGAGCGAGGGCGCAATTTCAACGGTCAACCCGCCTTGGGTCGGGTCGGTGTCCGGCGGCAGGATGAAGCGTTCCACAACCTGCCCCTGGCGCACCTGCCCGGCGGTTGCCACCACGCTGGGGGTGGTGCGGTGATAGACCGGCACGGTCAACGCGACCGCATCTTCATAGCCGGGAGCGACCGCGTGGAAGAGCATCCGCGCGGTTTCCCCATACGGCACGTCCACCTCGAACAGCGCCGTTTGCGCACTGTTCGGCTGAATGACCACCTGGCGCGTCGTCTCGCCTGCGACGGTCAGCCCCTCAGCCGAGAACGCCACGGTTGTCGTCAAGGGTTCGCTCGTGTTGTTGTGGACGATGGCTTTGAGCAGCGCATGGTCGCCCACGACGAAGAAACGCGGCGCGACGGGACGCACGAAGAAGATTCGCGTGGTCAGGGTTTCGTAGGTCGTCTGCGCCACACGCCCATCTTGCGTAACGCCACGCACCGCCAGCACCCACGTCGTCAAGTTGTCGGGCAACGTCACGCTGAAACGGACTTCGCCGCGCTCGTCGGTACGCAAATCGGCTTGCCAGAAGGCGGTTTCCTGGAAGTTTTCGCGCACGTTCAAAGGCAGCGCCATACCGCCGCCACCGCCACCGCCCCCTTTCGCCTCGGGAGCCAGGTCGCGCGAGACGATGTCCACGTTGATGAACAGGGAGCCGCCTGTCTGAATGCTCAACGGGCGCTTGTCGTAGAACGTCTTCATCAAATCAGGGTTGGGGTCTTCGGCGAGCGAGAGCAACGCCTTGTCAACCATGGCGGCGGAAAATTCAACATTGGGCACAGGTGCGCCGTCGTGTGTGGTCGCCCGCAAGGTAAACGTGACCGTCTGGCGCGGTTCAAAGGGTGGTTCAGGGTCCGGGATCACTTCCACCTGCAACGTCTGCTCTGTCAGGGCAACGGGCAGGTTGATGTAGCCCAGGCGAATATCGGGCAAATGCCCATCAGCGGCGGATTTTAGCGCCGTCACGCTCACATAGACGTTGGGCGCATCCATCGCATCGAGCGGGACTTCGATCATGGTGCTGTTGGTGGGCAGGTCAACAATCCAGGCGCGGCGTATGGTGGCGCGTTCCACCGTCACCAATGCTTTCATGCCGGTGTAGGGCGTGGGAACGAGAATGTGCGCTGTGTCGCCGGGCGCATATTCGCGCTGGTCGGCGACGAGGTCCATGCGGCGGTTGTTTTCGGTACGCCACCCAACGTAATTGCCGCTTGAAACCCAAACGAAGGCGCGGCTACGAATTTCGCGCCCTTGCGCATCGCGCCCGGTTGCCAGCACAGTGTACACCCCGCCAAACGTGGGCGTAAACGAAACCGTGGCTTGCCCTTCGGCATCGGTGCGCACCCGCTCGACGCTTTCAACCGTATCGGTGAAGCGCGTCGTCCAGTATGTCGCGCCGTTTTCATCTTCCACCTGCACGGAATACCACTCACGGCGCGCCAACGTCAACTCGATATCGGCGTTGCCGAACGGCTCACGTTGGGGCGTCAGCGTCCGCACGTCAAAGGTGATGGGCTCGCCCACTTCACCCACAAAGGTGCGTGCCCGCAAGCCGATGTAGAAATCGCCGGGGTGAACCACAACGCTTCCACGCCCACTGACGACGGCGTTGCTCGCATCGCTCACGTCGGCTTCGATGGTCAGGCGCACGGCTTGCGTCGTCTCAGGGAAGATGGTCGGCACGTCGAGGTGGTACGTCCCTTGCTCATCCAATTCCGCCGAACCAGAAGCCAGCACCTCTTGTTCTTCACGGAAGAAGAAGAAATACCAATCGCGTTCATCATCAGAATCGCGCCACGACCAGTAGCCGGGCAACCCACCATCGAAATAATAAGGGGCTTGCAAAATGCGCCAGTTGACGCGCCCATTGGCAACCGCACCGCCAAAAAAGTAGTTGGCTTGAATGGTCGCGCTCAACGGTTCGCCCTGTTTGACTTCGGGCGCCGCGGGCGTCACCTGCACTTCAAATTCGGGCAGGCGATATTCGATGACGCCAAACGTGCCCCATATCCGATCGTAGCCATCACCCAACGCCAACTCTATGCTATAACTGCCCAACGGTGCATCGGCGTTCAACTCAAATTCGCCGGAGAATGTGCCAAAAGGCGAGAGGGTGATTTGGCGGCGTTCCAGCGTTTCGCGTTGCGGGTCCAAAATTGTCAGCAACGCGGTTTCGCCCGCCAGCGGGGTGTAGATGGCGTCCTGGTCGCTCCACACAACACCGCGGAAATAGACGCGCTGCCCAGGGCGGTAAATCGGGCGGTCGGTGTAAATAGTGCCGCGCAGAGGGGGAAGCGACAAATCCCGGTCAATGTTGAAGAGCCACGGCTCGGCGCCTTCATACCAATCAGACGAGGTCAGCCCCACCGGACGACCGTCTGCATCCAGCACAACCGCCCACACCGTCTCCCATCCGATGCGTGTCTCATCAAACGTGAGATGCAGCAAGCCGTCTTCGTCGGTCTCGCCTTCGCCGATGCGTGCCATTTTTTCACGTTGAGCGTAGAGTTTGACATGCAAGCCGCTTGCCGAAGCGCCATCCGCCAGGTTCGTCACCCAGACCAGCGCATCTTGCGGCCCCACTTTGAGCAACACGTTGTAAGGCGAAACCACCGCGAAACGGTTGTCGTGCTCCACCTCTTTGAGGGTGCCATCATCTAGCGTGCGGTAGGCTGTGGCGCTGAACACGTACAGCCCCGGTTCCAAAGCGCCCTCTGGGGGCACACGCGTTTTATAAAGGTTGGCTTCGTTCCGTGGAGATTGCGACGTGTCCAGCGTCCAGGTCGCTACCGGTTCCTGGTCGGTGGCAAATGGATTATTGAGATTCCAGAACGAGTTGACCAGGTTGAAAAATTGGTTCTCCGAAAGCGCGTACACGTTCATTTCCACGCGCTCGACATTGCGCACGCGCACAATCTGCACGGTATCGGTGACGGTGCTGAACATGGCAAAGCGGTAATCCGCGCCAATCAATTCGACGAGCGGGGGCAAATCTTCGACGCGGAAGGTAAACCGCACGGGTTCTTCCAGCCGGTCGCCATAGATGGAAGCGGCTGTCGTGCCGATGGTCATCGTGTACACCTGCCCCGCTTCCCATCCGCTATGCGGTCGCAGTGTATAGCGCCAGCGCCGCGTTTCATGGGGGGCAAACATGGTATCCAGCCAGTATTTGCCGGGGTCGGGTGTGATGGTAATGGCGCTACGCAACGCTTCCAGGTCCATCGGCGCGTTGAATGCCAGTTGGATGGGTTCGTAGGGCTTGATGCTTTTGCCCTCGGGGAAGCCAATCACGCGGGGCACAGGCGCGACATGCCGCTCCTCCGTGAAGGTCTTGCGCATGACGCCACCCACACGCCCCAGCGCACCATCCAACACCATGATGCTGATTTTTTCTCCATACGGATAGGGCGCTTGGGGACGCACAACCAACGTATCCTCCGCCGGCCATTCCAGGCTGACCGGTAAAGGTTCACCATTCACCACGCGCTGGACGCGCAGATGCTCAGCCACCGATGCAGCGTCCATGGGATGCGAGAAGACAATCGTGATGGGCGATGTTGCCCCAATCATGGGGGTTTCGGGCAGAAGTTGCACCACATGCGGCCCTTCGGTGATGAAGTGCCATGTAAACGGTTCTGCCAGCACCGTGCCCACCGTGTCGGTCAAGCCGGCGGGGACGGTGACGGTGTAGGTCTGCCCAATGCGCAAGGGTTCATCGGGTGAAAAGACGAAGTAGGACGTCGAGACCCACTCGCCCGTGCCTTCCAAAGGCGGGTCAATGGTGAGCGGGACAGGCAACCCCGCTTGTTGGGCAATGCCCACCAGCGGCACCACCGGATGGTTGAATTTGACCGCGATGAAGGTTTCATCGGGGTCGGTGGGCACGTCCACCGTGCCGGGCTCGGGGATCACGCTTTCAACATGCAGGCTCGAAAGTGTGGTGAACGTGGCGCGGTATTCGGCAAGCGAGCGTGCCGCCACACCGGTTGGCTCGATGACAATTTCATACGTGGTATCGGGTGCAAGCGCCGTTGTGGGCGTGAACACCAGGCGCGTTTCGGTTTCCCACGCCAGCACGCCTTCCACTTCCTGCCCGCTTTCGGCATCGCGCACGCTGAACGCTTCGGCAAATGCGTCAGGGTCGTCAGGCGGGGCGCTCAATATGACGGTGATGGACGTTCCCACATCAACCTCAGCCGCGCCGTCAAAGGGGATGCTTGCCAAAACGCCCACGCCCGCCGTGGTGAACGACCATTCAAGCGGTTCATCCAGCGCGATGCCGGGCGCAATGGATGGGTCGAGGCGTACCGTGTAGGTTGTGCCGGGTTTCAGTTCCTCTTCGGGGTAGAAGCCGAGCACATTCGGCGCAACCCAACGCACAAAACCGCGCACCTCGGGAGTGATGCGGAACGGGTTCGCCACGTTGGTTTGTTCCTCAAAACTGGCAAACTGCACCACATCGCGGTTAAACTGCACGACAATGGGGGTTTGCAACGTCACCTCTTCGCTCCCCGCCGGGGGCGAGACGTTCACCACCGTAATCGCCGCAGGTGTACGCAGTTGTGCGGTAAAGGCTTCGCGCAGGGGCTTGCCGCGGGCGCTTTTAGCGTCTGCGCTCAACGTAATGGTGAGCGTGGTCTCCGCAGGCAGCGGCTCGGTAGGGGTGAAAATCAAGCGCTCGCCTTTGCCCGCCGGTTCCCAGCGAAACACCCCTTCCACAGGGGGCGTGATGCGGAACGCGGCTTCGACACTCGCGTGGTCCATGGGTTGGTCAAATACCAGCACAATCGAATCATGGCGTTCGATGGTCTCTTGCGGCTGAATCTCCACGATGGTGGGCGGGGTGGCAGCCACATATTGTTGCCAGACAAACCAAAGACCACCGACGAGTACCACAACACCCATCAGGATGAGGAAGAGTGTTCGTTTGTTGCGCATCCTTCTTACTCCAACAGGTTGGTTGAGGGGATGAAAGAAGCGACGATGTGTTGAATGTTTATCTTTTTTCACTTCGGCGGCTGAACAATAAAACGCACGGTCTCGGTTGTTTTGTCATCCACAACGGCATACACGCTGTGTTCGCCTTCTTGCAGTGTCCAAAACAGAGTGAAAGGCAGTTCGCGGAAGTGCGCAATTGGCTCGCCGTCAAGCAGGAGAACGCCTGATTGGACGGCGCGCGGAAACGCGCCGGCGACGGTGATGGGAATGCGTTGCACATCACGCGGGCGGGTTGCTGAAAGGCGGTAGTGGGCGTCGGGATAGGGTGAGGTGATGCTGATGGTGTCATCGTCGGCGAGATGCACAGCCACAGCGCGGCACGATTGGGTGGGCGGGAGCAGCCAGCCATTTTCTTGCGCCCAGGTTTGCGCTTCGGGCGGCGGCAGGCGGTAGAGCCGCTTGACGAAAGGTCCCTGACACCCTTCATCAGCGAGCAACCCTGTGGCGGCGTCAATGGTGAGTTCCACAAACGAGTGGTCGTATTCGGTGGGGGCGTACCCTTCTAGAAACCACTCCAATCGCCGATACGGGCAGAGCGGCGTCGGCAATAAGCCGCTGGCGGTGCAGATTTCGACGCGCACCAGTCCATCGGGCGGGGTGTACCATGTGGGGCGCTGGTCGCGCAGAACAGTTTGCATGACATCGCGCCAGATGGGTCCCGCGCCATCCACGCCGCTGACGTTTCGCATGGATGAGTTGTCGGTGTTCCCCACCCAGACGCCAACCACCAGTTCGGGGGTATAGCCAACCGTCCAGTTATCGCGGAAATCGGTGGTGGTGCCTGTTTTCGCGGCGGCGGGGAACGAAAGCGTGAGGGGGTTGTAGCGCCCAAAGGCGGGGGCGCGGGCGTCGGGGTCGGCGAGAATGTCGCTGATGAGGAACGCCACGCGCGGGTCAAGCCGTTGTTCGCCGGGCGGGGGCGGCGCTTCCCACAGCACGCGCCCGCCGCCATCTTCCAGCCGCAAGAGCGCCCGTGTTGGATGCCAGACGCCCAGGGTGGCAAACGTTGCGTAAGCGTTCGTCAGTTCCAGCAAGGTCACTTCACCGCCGCCCAGCGTCACGGTCAAATCGTAGCGAGCGGGGTCGCTCAGGCTGGTGATGCCGAGCGAACGGGCAACGGCGACCATTTTTTCGACGCCAACATACTGCAACACCTTCACCGCCAGCACGTTGTTGCTGGTGGCAAGCGCCTCACGCAGCGAGATAGGTCCTACGTGGCGACGGTCGAAGTTGACGGGCATGTAGGCTTTGCCGTCGTTGGTGGTAAAAGTGGTCGGCACATCGCTGAGCACCGTAGCGGGGGAAAGCGGTTGCCCGTTGGGGGCGTGTTGCGGGTCGAACGCGGTGGCGTAGGTAATAGGTTTGAGCGCCGAGCCGGGCTGGCGCGGCATGAGCGCCACGTTCACCGCGCCATCGGTCGCCACATCGAAATAATCGCGATTGCCCACCATAGCGAAAATATCGCCCGTTTGGGGGTCGAGCACCACAACGGCGGCGTTGTGGACGTTGCGGTCGAACGAGGCGGTGGCTTGCAATTCTTCCAGGCGATTGATCACGGCGCGCTGGGCGACATCCTGAATGCCCAGGTCGAGCGTGGTGTACACATGCAGGCTCTGGGTTGCCGCGCGGGTGTATTCGGCAAACTCGGTTTCCAGTATGTGGAGCACGTACATCACAAAGTGCGGGGCTTCAATCTTGAAGGGGCTGGCGGCAAAATGCAACGTCTCATGGGCGGCGAGGTCGGCTTCATCGCTGGACAAAAACCCGTTGCGCACCATGAGCCGCAACACAGTGCGCTGGCGTTCACGCGCGGCTTCCAGATTCACCAGCGGGTTGTAGAGCGCAGGGGCTTGCGGCAATCCCGCCAGCAACGCGCATTCCGCCGTATCCAGTTCCCACACATGTTTGCCAAAGTAGGCTTGCGCCGCCGCTTCGATGCCATACGCAAAATTGCCATAGTAAATATCGTTGAGGTAAAAACTCAGTATATCGTCTTTGCCATAGCGGCGTTCAAGTTGCAGCGCCAAGACCGCTTCGCGCACCTTGCGCCGCCATGTGCGTTCGTAGCGCTCATCACCCAACAAACGCATACGCACCACCTGCTGGGTGATGGTCGAACCACCGGCCGCCAAACGCCCTTCCCGAAGGTTGAGCCACACAGCACGCCCAATCCCACGCCAATCAATGCCGGGGTGGTGATAAAAACCGGCGTCCTCTGTCGCCAGGGTGGCGTGTATGCACGCCTCAGGAACACGGTCGAGGGAGATGGGGGCGTGTTTGCCTTCTTCGCCCGTGTATTCGTATAAAAGCCAGCCGTGGCGGTCGTAGATGAAGATGGAAGGGCGCAACACCTGCTCGTTGAGTTGGTCAATTGAGGGGAGGTCGCGGAGCGCCCACCACCAGACTGTGACGGCAACCGCCGCCACGGTCACCATGAAAAAAACAGCTATGCGCACGTACACCTTTTTCATGGCACGCCTCATACACCTTCTGACGAGGAACGGGTTGGGGCTCTCCTCGTGCGGTGAATGGATTGAAGAAGAGAATGAAGAGCACGAAAAGGGAACAGGAGTAGGCTATCGAGCGGTATCGTCCGCGTCAGGATGCTCTTCATTGAGTAGTCGGCGGGCTTCGTCGGCCAGGTCTGCGGGCACCATCACCTTGACTTGCCCCAGCCCGTCAACCGTGAGACCATAGATGGGACCAACGCTCTCATATTGCAGGATGGCGGGAATGCCAAACGCTTCGAGTTTGCTCTTGGCAACTTCGGCTTGTAAAAGTCCCTGTCCGACAAAGACGCATTCCAGTTCCATATCGCCTTCTCCAAAGATAGAAAGCCAGCTCGTATTATGGCGCATGAGGATAAAAACGCAAACACCTGCACCAATGAAAGGCGCAAAAGCCGATTTGAAATTCCAGGCATTTGCTGGTACACTGCCGACACACGCATTTGAGAACGTTCCCAAAAAATCTCATCAAAATATGTGAGGGACACCATGAACTTACAACGTGCCATGGGCTTGCTTTTGCATCCCACTTCTTTGCCGGGGCGCTACGGCATTGGCGAAATCAACGAAATGGCGTATCGCTGGGTGGATACGCTGGTGCGCGCACGCCAGCGTATCTGGCAAATTCTGCCCCTGGGACCAACAGGGTTTGGAGATTCCCCCTATCAAACCCACTCCGCTTTTGCCGGCAATCCCTTACTGATAGACCTGGAATCGTTAGCCAACCGCGGCTATATCGCGCCTGAGGCGCTTGCCAATGCGCCCGACTTTCCGGCGCACGAAGTGGATTACGGCGGTGTGATTGCCTGGAAGAAACCCCTCTTGCGCGAAGCCTTTGACCGCTTTGACCGCATGGCGGACGAACAGGAACGCGCCAATTTTGAAGCGTTTTGCGCCGAACATGACGGCGAATGGCTGCACGATTACGCGCTCTTCATGGCGCTCAAAAGCCATTTTGGCGGCGGTCCGTGGAACGAGTGGCCTGTGGAAGTCCGCCGCCGTGAGCCTGAAGCGTTGCTGCATTACAGCATGCGGCTGGCGGGCGATATCATGGCGCACAAATTCCAGCAATATCTCTTCTTCCGCCAATGGTCGGCACTGAAAGCCTACGCCAACGAGCGCGGCGTGCTCATCATGGGCGATATTCCGATTTATGTCGCCTACGATAGCGCCGACGTCTGGGCAAACCAACACCTTTTCTGTCTCGATGAAGACGGGTTGCCCATCGAAGTCGCCGGCGTGCCGCCCGACTATTTCAGCGAAACAGGGCAGTTGTGGGGCAACCCGCTCTACCGGTGGGATGTCATGGCGTCCCAAAACTTCGCCTGGTGGGTTGCGCGTGTGCGCCACACCCTGCGCACCGTAGACGTCATTCGCCTGGACCATTTCCGCGGGTTTGAAGCCTACTGGGCAGTGCCCTACGGCGAACCCACCGCCGTCAATGGGCGCTGGGTGAAGGGTCCCGGTGCGACGCTCTTCAACACGTTGAAACTGGCGCTGGGCGATGTGCCCTTCATCGCCGAAGACCTGGGCATGATTACGCCCGAAGTTGTTGCCCTGCGCGACCGCTTTGGGTTCCCGGGAATGCGCATTTTGCAGTTTGCCTTCGACGACGGCCCCGCAAACGAACACTTGCCGCACAACTACACCAAGCCCATGGTGGTGTACACCGGCACGCACGACAACGACACAACCCGCGGCTGGTACGAACAAGCCACGCCGCACGAACGCGAGATGCTACGCCGCTACCTCGGCTATCAACCCGACGATGTGGCGTGGGCGCTCATGCGCCTGGGGGCGCAATCGCCGGCGGTCTGGGCGATTTTCCCCGTGCAAGATGTGCTCTCGCTTGGCTCGGAAGCCCGCATGAACTATCCGGGACGCCCCGGTGGCAACTGGCGCTGGCGGCTGCTCCCCGACGCGCTGACGCAAGGTCATTTGGACGGATTGGCGGAATTGGCGACACTCTACGGACGTGCGCCCGCGTAAGCCTGCGTACAGATGAACACGAGGGCACGGTGCACGCCGTGCCCTTTTTGAATGGGGAGAGGGTGAAACAAGATGAAACGCTTCTCGCGTTTTGCCGCACTCAACTATCGTGATTTTCGCCTGCTCTGGTTCGGGCAGTTGGTTTCCACGCTTGGCTCACAAATGCAACAAGCCGCCGTGAGTTGGCACATTTTCACGTTGCTTCAGGGGCAACGCCACACCCTGCACGTGTTGGGGCGCACCTTTGACATTGGAGTAGATGCGCTCGGTTTGGGCGCGTTGGGGTTGGTGCGTGTGGTCCCGATTGTGGTGTTTGCCCTGTTGGGGGGCATGCTTGCCGATGCGATTGACCGCCGACGGCTGATGATGTGGACGCAA of the Ardenticatena maritima genome contains:
- a CDS encoding Ig-like domain-containing protein, with amino-acid sequence MRNKRTLFLILMGVVVLVGGLWFVWQQYVAATPPTIVEIQPQETIERHDSIVLVFDQPMDHASVEAAFRITPPVEGVFRWEPAGKGERLIFTPTEPLPAETTLTITLSADAKSARGKPLREAFTAQLRTPAAITVVNVSPPAGSEEVTLQTPIVVQFNRDVVQFASFEEQTNVANPFRITPEVRGFVRWVAPNVLGFYPEEELKPGTTYTVRLDPSIAPGIALDEPLEWSFTTAGVGVLASIPFDGAAEVDVGTSITVILSAPPDDPDAFAEAFSVRDAESGQEVEGVLAWETETRLVFTPTTALAPDTTYEIVIEPTGVAARSLAEYRATFTTLSSLHVESVIPEPGTVDVPTDPDETFIAVKFNHPVVPLVGIAQQAGLPVPLTIDPPLEGTGEWVSTSYFVFSPDEPLRIGQTYTVTVPAGLTDTVGTVLAEPFTWHFITEGPHVVQLLPETPMIGATSPITIVFSHPMDAASVAEHLRVQRVVNGEPLPVSLEWPAEDTLVVRPQAPYPYGEKISIMVLDGALGRVGGVMRKTFTEERHVAPVPRVIGFPEGKSIKPYEPIQLAFNAPMDLEALRSAITITPDPGKYWLDTMFAPHETRRWRYTLRPHSGWEAGQVYTMTIGTTAASIYGDRLEEPVRFTFRVEDLPPLVELIGADYRFAMFSTVTDTVQIVRVRNVERVEMNVYALSENQFFNLVNSFWNLNNPFATDQEPVATWTLDTSQSPRNEANLYKTRVPPEGALEPGLYVFSATAYRTLDDGTLKEVEHDNRFAVVSPYNVLLKVGPQDALVWVTNLADGASASGLHVKLYAQREKMARIGEGETDEDGLLHLTFDETRIGWETVWAVVLDADGRPVGLTSSDWYEGAEPWLFNIDRDLSLPPLRGTIYTDRPIYRPGQRVYFRGVVWSDQDAIYTPLAGETALLTILDPQRETLERRQITLSPFGTFSGEFELNADAPLGSYSIELALGDGYDRIWGTFGVIEYRLPEFEVQVTPAAPEVKQGEPLSATIQANYFFGGAVANGRVNWRILQAPYYFDGGLPGYWSWRDSDDERDWYFFFFREEQEVLASGSAELDEQGTYHLDVPTIFPETTQAVRLTIEADVSDASNAVVSGRGSVVVHPGDFYIGLRARTFVGEVGEPITFDVRTLTPQREPFGNADIELTLARREWYSVQVEDENGATYWTTRFTDTVESVERVRTDAEGQATVSFTPTFGGVYTVLATGRDAQGREIRSRAFVWVSSGNYVGWRTENNRRMDLVADQREYAPGDTAHILVPTPYTGMKALVTVERATIRRAWIVDLPTNSTMIEVPLDAMDAPNVYVSVTALKSAADGHLPDIRLGYINLPVALTEQTLQVEVIPDPEPPFEPRQTVTFTLRATTHDGAPVPNVEFSAAMVDKALLSLAEDPNPDLMKTFYDKRPLSIQTGGSLFINVDIVSRDLAPEAKGGGGGGGGMALPLNVRENFQETAFWQADLRTDERGEVRFSVTLPDNLTTWVLAVRGVTQDGRVAQTTYETLTTRIFFVRPVAPRFFVVGDHALLKAIVHNNTSEPLTTTVAFSAEGLTVAGETTRQVVIQPNSAQTALFEVDVPYGETARMLFHAVAPGYEDAVALTVPVYHRTTPSVVATAGQVRQGQVVERFILPPDTDPTQGGLTVEIAPSLAGLTQSSLEYLRTYPYACSEQVVSSFLPNIMTYRALHDAGLVRTDLEPSLRANINLAVQRLIHTQNRDGGWGWWYPEGSRPWLTAYALLGLHYAKEAGFNVPDRVLERAQSYLTNVVERTSNDERPFVLDTRAFILYVLAERGDVDTGRLVALYDKRDLLGNDGLAFLTMALAHAGDEQAERVQSLVTMLTGRALMSATGAHWEESDPDALAMDSSQRTTALVLDALVKTRPNHMLIPETVRWLMNVRRAKAWETTQTTAWAVMALTDYMVASGELQADFAYRVTLNDEVLLEEHVSRDNLLEPRRLERAIKDLLLDEANELVIARTDDGPGRLYYAAWVEYFSNIETVPPLERGIAVSRRYELADPFTFESTGVEVNPEALRVGDVVMVRLTVVAPTTLSYFILEDPLPAGFEAIDPSLLTSSQVAEGPRGQRLDSRSRFWYGDWTRSEIRDEKVALFKTVLRRGTYEYTYLARVTQAGTFTALPAVAYEMYHPEVFGRSASMQVAIGE
- a CDS encoding transglycosylase domain-containing protein, whose translation is MKKVYVRIAVFFMVTVAAVAVTVWWWALRDLPSIDQLNEQVLRPSIFIYDRHGWLLYEYTGEEGKHAPISLDRVPEACIHATLATEDAGFYHHPGIDWRGIGRAVWLNLREGRLAAGGSTITQQVVRMRLLGDERYERTWRRKVREAVLALQLERRYGKDDILSFYLNDIYYGNFAYGIEAAAQAYFGKHVWELDTAECALLAGLPQAPALYNPLVNLEAARERQRTVLRLMVRNGFLSSDEADLAAHETLHFAASPFKIEAPHFVMYVLHILETEFAEYTRAATQSLHVYTTLDLGIQDVAQRAVINRLEELQATASFDRNVHNAAVVVLDPQTGDIFAMVGNRDYFDVATDGAVNVALMPRQPGSALKPITYATAFDPQHAPNGQPLSPATVLSDVPTTFTTNDGKAYMPVNFDRRHVGPISLREALATSNNVLAVKVLQYVGVEKMVAVARSLGITSLSDPARYDLTVTLGGGEVTLLELTNAYATFATLGVWHPTRALLRLEDGGGRVLWEAPPPPGEQRLDPRVAFLISDILADPDARAPAFGRYNPLTLSFPAAAKTGTTTDFRDNWTVGYTPELVVGVWVGNTDNSSMRNVSGVDGAGPIWRDVMQTVLRDQRPTWYTPPDGLVRVEICTASGLLPTPLCPYRRLEWFLEGYAPTEYDHSFVELTIDAATGLLADEGCQGPFVKRLYRLPPPEAQTWAQENGWLLPPTQSCRAVAVHLADDDTISITSPYPDAHYRLSATRPRDVQRIPITVAGAFPRAVQSGVLLLDGEPIAHFRELPFTLFWTLQEGEHSVYAVVDDKTTETVRFIVQPPK
- a CDS encoding putative signal transducing protein, with product MELECVFVGQGLLQAEVAKSKLEAFGIPAILQYESVGPIYGLTVDGLGQVKVMVPADLADEARRLLNEEHPDADDTAR
- the malQ gene encoding 4-alpha-glucanotransferase, with the protein product MNLQRAMGLLLHPTSLPGRYGIGEINEMAYRWVDTLVRARQRIWQILPLGPTGFGDSPYQTHSAFAGNPLLIDLESLANRGYIAPEALANAPDFPAHEVDYGGVIAWKKPLLREAFDRFDRMADEQERANFEAFCAEHDGEWLHDYALFMALKSHFGGGPWNEWPVEVRRREPEALLHYSMRLAGDIMAHKFQQYLFFRQWSALKAYANERGVLIMGDIPIYVAYDSADVWANQHLFCLDEDGLPIEVAGVPPDYFSETGQLWGNPLYRWDVMASQNFAWWVARVRHTLRTVDVIRLDHFRGFEAYWAVPYGEPTAVNGRWVKGPGATLFNTLKLALGDVPFIAEDLGMITPEVVALRDRFGFPGMRILQFAFDDGPANEHLPHNYTKPMVVYTGTHDNDTTRGWYEQATPHEREMLRRYLGYQPDDVAWALMRLGAQSPAVWAIFPVQDVLSLGSEARMNYPGRPGGNWRWRLLPDALTQGHLDGLAELATLYGRAPA